The Macaca fascicularis isolate 582-1 chromosome 13, T2T-MFA8v1.1 sequence GAAGCTTTCGGCTCGGTCTCCCCAGAAAAAAACGGGGGAAGACATCAAGGATGCAAAAGGTGCTCCTTTCTCCAAATGAACGAGAAGGGACAGAGCGGGGTGGGGGGTGCAGGACAAGCCCTGCAATGCGAAAGGCGCCCAGCCAGGCTCGCCGCGTCCCCTGCCGGCAAGACTGGCTCGCTTGCTAGCCAAGGTGCCTCAGGAGGTCGGGCAGCCACCCAGAAGGGCGCGGAAAAGAGGAGTTCCTGACCCCGGGGCACCCATCCCCACCACTGCCACTGATCCAAACGCGGAGTCCGCAAGTGACTCCACACCTGTGCTGCAAGCCCCACGCCATCCCCAACCCAGGGCGCAGGGCTGCACAAGAGCAAGGACCCTGGGTTCACTCTTCCCTGCAACTGTCGCGGGGCGCCTAGCACAGCTGCAGGgcaaaggggaggggaagaacGACAAAGAAGGCGGAGCAGACGGCCCGGGAAGCATTTACAAGCGCCAGGAAAGCGCCTCCTCTCGAGGAAGGGCAGGAACGGCTTCCCGGCCAAGGAAACGCCCCGGGGATACCCCTGCGCGAGGTGCCGCCTTTCTCCGGCTCATTGATTCTCCCGCCTCCAGCTGGTCCTCCCCCATGGCCATAGCCCACCCCACTCCCCGAAAGCTGATCCTAAATACCTTCCCCGAGGCTTTCAAAGGAACCCAGACACCGGTTCAGCAGCCCGCAGCTCACGCAACAGGCGGAGCCTTGGGGTTCCAGCGACGGCGGGCTCTGGGCACCAGAGCATGCGGACGCCGCAAGCCAGGCGCCCAGCAGCACAGAAAGTGCCCTGCGGCCGTAGACCCTCGGGGTCGTGCACCGGCGACCTGGACCACAGGGGACTGTGGCAGCAAAAGGTGGGGGAAGGCGCGGTAAAGTTGCAGGGTCGCCCGGAGAAGTCCCCGGAGCGCGCAGTGAGGTGGGGACGCCAGCCAGGTACCTGCAGGAGTCCGGGCGCATCCGGCTCGCTCCGCTCTGCGACGCCGTCCGCCAGCGCTGCAGGGATCAGGCCTCGCGGCGCAGCCCCGCGCCTGCCGCCGCGGCGGCGAGGAGAGCCGGGCGGCCCGCGTCGGCCGGTCTGTCCGTCGGTCCCGCCCAGCTGGAGCGAGGCTCCCGGGAGctgcgggcggggcggggcggggcccgCCGCTCGGCCGCCGCCCCATTGGTCGCAGTCCGCCAGCCCCTCGCTTCGGGCTGGCAGCCGGGCGCCCCGGGCCGAGGGCGCGGGCGGCTGAGGACTGCGGGGCTCCGACCGCTAGACAGGCGGACAGACTGATGGACCGAGACACTGCCCTGCAGGCAGCGCGCCCCCGCCCATGCCCAAGTGCAGAGTCACCCCGGAGTGGCCGGCGCTGTCCGGCTGGGAGCAGGAGCGCGCCCCGCACCTCCCACCTGCGCTCCCTCCTGGGCCCGAAGCGCTGGAAAAAGATGACCTCCCCCGCGGCCCCGGCGGTTGGGGCAACCGCCTCTCTAAAGTCGCGGCCCCAGCGACACTTTGCTAATTTGCCTGGATTTCCTCAGGAAGTCGCGAGGCCCaaacttgttttaaaacaaaGTGCGAAGGAGAATACATACAGCTCCAGTTCCTGCCAATGTTTGCTACCGGTCCCGCTGCCTGAAGACTCACGCACAGTGCAGAACAAGATGCTCTGTCTCATTCCTCGATTCACCGAGTCAGAAGTGCCTGGACATTTGCACCAAGCAGATGCGCCTCATTTGTAGAAGAGGAACCAGTCGGGTCCCCTTTCCGAAGGACGAATGGAAGAGGGAGTCAGGGGACGTTGCCTTCAGCCGACGTTGAAAAACAAACCACGACCTCGGCGAGGACAGCGTGTGGTCCAGAAGGCATCGCTGGCCTCGCTGCACTGAGCAAGAGCGCTCAATCAACAGCCAGGAGAAATGGGACGCTTCGGGACCCACCCCCGCGCTCCCCCTCCCGCCCCCAAACTGCAGATTTTTAAGTTGTGCAGACGTGCAATAATTCCTTGGAGCCAGCTGCTCCAAGCTAAGGCGCCCAGTGTTCCCTGGGTTCCCACCCGCAGCATGCGCCCTGCCAGCTGCCTCCAAGCCAGCACCCGCTGACCACTCACCTCAGGCAAGCACCTAGGGAGACGACGCAGATTCAAGCTCCAGGCCTTGAGCCAAGCGCTGGGGAGGGAATGGGGGCAAAGAGGTGGTAGAAAACACTTTCCTGAACTTATTGAATACCCTGTGTTATCTGTGGGTTTTCTAATTGTTCTTTGCTTAATGAAAAACCCACGGTGGAAATCAGAAAAAGGGAATAATCCTCACAGTATCTTGTGGGCTTCAAAGAGGTTTTCCCCTTAAAGGGGGTGTTGGTCCAGAGGAGAGGCTAACAGCAGGCAGGAAGGGCAGAGGAAAAGCTAAAGCCTAAGGTGGTCTTCCCCTTGAGACCTGGAACCCACC is a genomic window containing:
- the LOC141408273 gene encoding uncharacterized protein — encoded protein: MGTPIPFYTVAKISMRPEEVSHAMKKTSIFRGYGERQKTRRLRANRKATLQEERKEHLPPLPQLRALAPNQGPWVILAGGGSSLLSSAPAAGHPSEAFGSDKPCNAKGAQPGSPRPLPARLARLLAKVPQEVGQPPRRARKRGVPDPGAPIPTTATDPNAESASDSTPVLQAPRHPQPRAQGCTRARTLGSLFPATVAGRLAQLQGKGEGKNDKEGGADGPGSIYKRQESASSRGRAGTASRPRKRPGDTPARGAAFLRLIDSPASSWSSPMAIAHPTPRKLILNTFPEAFKGTQTPVQQPAAHATGGALGFQRRRALGTRACGRRKPGAQQHRKCPAAVDPRGRAPATWTTGDCGSKSLASSPVEKDPKHWFTLLFTSN